One window of the Prionailurus bengalensis isolate Pbe53 chromosome E1, Fcat_Pben_1.1_paternal_pri, whole genome shotgun sequence genome contains the following:
- the LOC122485250 gene encoding C-C motif chemokine 3-like, with protein MEVPKAALAVLLLTATLCSQTCSSFFGADTPTSCCFVYISRQIPRKFVVDYYETSSQCSKPGVIFQTKRGREICADPRKAWVQEYITNLELNA; from the exons ATGGAGGTCCCCAAGGCTGCCCTGGCTGTCCTGCTTCTCACCGCGACACTCTGTTCCCAGACCTGCTCTTCCTTTT ttgGTGCTgacacccccacctcctgctgctTCGTCTATATCTCCCGGCAGATTCCACGCAAATTTGTGGTCGACTATTATGAGACCAGCAGCCAATGCTCCAAGCCCGGTGTCAT CTTCCAAACCAAAAGAGGCCGAGAGATCTGTGCTGACCCCAGGAAGGCCTGGGTCCAGGAATACATCACCAACCTGGAGCTGAACGCCTGA